One genomic region from Ornithinimicrobium flavum encodes:
- a CDS encoding alanine:cation symporter family protein translates to MFGQLTPVAGAAEDALESRDPQWITNLEEAVDENFATVTKWSGDIIFVSIPRTDIPFVVVWLVVAAIVITFYLGFIQVRGLPTAFDVIRGKFSSADDPGEIPHYQALTSALSGTVGLGNIAGVGAAVTMGGPGATFWMILAGLFGMATKFAECTLGVKYRHIREDGSVAGGPFTYLPVAFSRFPKFVGVFLTGLFAVAILFFGVGGGNMFQANQTYAQAVTVLDPDGTGFLSSTTGGLVTGLVIAGLVGAVIIGGIKSIGRVTSTLVPLMGGIYILACIGSSSPTSVRSPRRSRASSVGPSAPRAWPAASWACSSWA, encoded by the coding sequence ATGTTCGGACAACTCACGCCCGTGGCGGGCGCAGCCGAGGACGCCCTGGAGAGCCGTGACCCGCAGTGGATCACCAACCTCGAGGAGGCGGTGGACGAGAACTTCGCGACCGTCACCAAGTGGTCCGGCGACATCATCTTCGTCAGCATCCCGAGGACCGACATCCCCTTCGTCGTGGTCTGGCTGGTGGTGGCGGCGATCGTCATCACCTTCTACCTCGGCTTCATCCAGGTCCGCGGCCTGCCCACGGCCTTCGACGTGATCCGCGGCAAGTTCTCCTCGGCGGACGACCCCGGGGAGATCCCGCACTACCAGGCGCTGACCTCGGCCCTGTCCGGCACCGTCGGTCTGGGCAACATCGCCGGCGTCGGTGCCGCCGTCACCATGGGCGGGCCCGGGGCCACCTTCTGGATGATCCTCGCCGGACTGTTCGGGATGGCGACCAAGTTCGCCGAGTGCACGCTGGGGGTGAAGTACCGCCACATCCGCGAGGACGGCAGCGTCGCCGGCGGCCCGTTCACCTACCTGCCGGTCGCCTTCAGCCGGTTCCCCAAGTTCGTCGGCGTCTTCCTCACCGGCCTGTTCGCCGTCGCGATCCTCTTCTTCGGCGTCGGCGGCGGCAACATGTTCCAGGCCAACCAGACCTACGCACAGGCGGTCACCGTCCTGGACCCCGACGGCACCGGCTTCCTGTCCTCCACCACCGGTGGTCTGGTCACCGGCCTGGTCATCGCCGGCCTCGTGGGCGCGGTCATCATCGGCGGGATCAAGTCGATCGGGCGGGTGACCTCCACGCTCGTGCCGCTCATGGGTGGCATCTACATCCTCGCGTGCATCGGGTCATCCTCACCAACCTCGGTGAGGTCCCCGCGGCGGTCACGAGCATCATCGGTGGGGCCTTCAGCGCCGAGGGCGTGGCCGGCGGCATCGTGGGCGTGCTCGTCGTGGGCATGA
- a CDS encoding alanine:cation symporter family protein, whose product MGGAFSAEGVAGGIVGVLVVGMTRAAFSNEAGLGSAPIAHSTVKTRRPVSEGFVALFEPFIDTVVVCTMTALTITIANTTFYQQERQNYFDDPDNYSVGGVTVTSDAFGENISWFPTLLAFAVALFAISTLITWSYYGQRAWNYLFGDTHASTLIYRIVFLTFTVLGCILTFGQVLTFADNFLFVCAFVNLLGVYMLLPTIKREMKEYLADRASGRLFELGKEDAEKEIALEEIADENQLVDATGRNRVAQGVDVEDLRTGDGLTVTERPQGPPYGDPDDDGFGMGSATDPYPPPSRRPRPRHEAVPDADDNGFGAGSATDPLEPPHRRAPGRHQAHDDGAPPADRDVDGGRDGDPRT is encoded by the coding sequence ATCGGTGGGGCCTTCAGCGCCGAGGGCGTGGCCGGCGGCATCGTGGGCGTGCTCGTCGTGGGCATGACGCGGGCCGCCTTCTCCAACGAGGCAGGCCTGGGCTCCGCCCCGATCGCGCACTCGACGGTCAAGACCCGCCGTCCGGTGTCCGAGGGCTTCGTCGCCCTCTTCGAGCCGTTCATCGACACCGTGGTCGTCTGCACCATGACGGCCCTGACCATCACCATCGCCAACACGACCTTCTACCAGCAGGAGCGGCAGAACTACTTCGACGACCCGGACAACTACAGCGTCGGCGGGGTCACGGTCACCTCCGACGCGTTCGGGGAGAACATCTCGTGGTTCCCGACGCTGCTGGCCTTCGCGGTCGCCCTCTTCGCCATCTCGACGCTCATCACCTGGTCCTACTACGGCCAGCGCGCGTGGAACTACCTCTTCGGCGACACCCACGCCTCGACGCTCATCTACCGCATCGTCTTCCTCACCTTCACGGTCCTGGGCTGCATCCTCACCTTCGGCCAGGTGCTGACGTTCGCCGACAACTTCCTGTTCGTCTGCGCCTTCGTCAACCTGCTCGGTGTCTACATGCTGCTGCCGACCATCAAGCGCGAGATGAAGGAGTACCTCGCCGACCGGGCGTCCGGGCGGTTGTTCGAGCTGGGCAAGGAGGACGCCGAGAAGGAGATCGCCCTGGAGGAGATCGCCGACGAGAACCAGCTCGTGGACGCGACGGGCCGCAACCGCGTCGCCCAGGGCGTGGACGTCGAGGACCTCCGCACCGGTGACGGCCTCACCGTCACCGAGCGTCCGCAGGGCCCGCCCTACGGCGACCCCGACGACGACGGCTTCGGGATGGGCAGCGCCACCGACCCCTACCCGCCGCCGAGTCGTCGGCCGCGGCCGCGGCACGAGGCGGTCCCGGACGCCGACGACAACGGCTTCGGTGCCGGCAGCGCCACCGACCCGCTCGAGCCGCCGCACCGGCGCGCACCGGGCCGGCACCAGGCGCACGACGACGGTGCCCCGCCCGCCGACCGCGACGTCGATGGTGGTCGGGACGGTGACCCGCGCACCTGA
- a CDS encoding FAD-binding oxidoreductase, with the protein MPTTSDLDSLLPGRVVTDPDIRAGYAVDAFPQARAIAPGEFTVVRARDRQDVVTTLRYAARHGIPVVPQGGRSSTTGSACAAPGAVVLSTERMSSMQIDPVERVAVVGPGVVNRDLKAAAAEHGLAYPPDPASSAMCTIGGNIATNAGGLCCVKYGVTADYVRGLEVVLPGGEVMRTGRRTAKGVAGYDLTGLFVGSEGTLGVVTEAVLRLVPAGDPPLTVLAVFPTLEATMAGVAALRDERHTPSLVELLDGASVDAVQAYGDYGFPLGAGGVLLVQSDRPGHAAQDVKEYAVSLTAAGATEVAVAEDRTEADLLLEGRRVLNPALRAKGDRFIEDVCVPLSRLGDLVLAVHEIAGLRGLEATCGGHAGDGNLHPCFFYDRTDPASVAAAEGAFDDLVRAAWALGGTLTGEHGIGQQKRPWLAEELGEPEVGRQRAIKAVFDPLGIMNPGRGIA; encoded by the coding sequence ATGCCCACCACCTCCGATCTGGACTCCCTGCTGCCCGGCCGCGTCGTCACCGACCCCGACATCCGTGCCGGGTACGCCGTCGACGCCTTCCCCCAGGCGCGGGCGATCGCCCCTGGGGAGTTCACGGTCGTCCGGGCGCGGGACCGGCAGGACGTGGTCACGACGCTGCGGTATGCCGCCCGGCACGGCATACCGGTCGTGCCCCAGGGGGGTCGCTCCTCCACCACCGGCTCGGCGTGCGCCGCGCCCGGCGCCGTCGTCCTGTCCACCGAGCGCATGAGCTCGATGCAGATCGATCCGGTGGAGCGCGTCGCGGTCGTCGGGCCCGGGGTCGTCAACCGGGACCTCAAGGCGGCCGCCGCCGAGCACGGTCTGGCCTACCCACCGGACCCGGCGAGCAGCGCGATGTGCACCATCGGTGGCAACATCGCCACCAACGCCGGCGGCCTGTGCTGCGTGAAGTACGGCGTGACCGCCGACTACGTGCGCGGGCTCGAGGTGGTCCTGCCCGGTGGCGAGGTGATGCGGACGGGGCGGCGGACGGCCAAGGGGGTGGCGGGCTACGACCTGACCGGTCTGTTCGTGGGGTCCGAGGGCACGCTCGGCGTGGTCACCGAGGCGGTGCTGCGCCTCGTCCCCGCGGGCGACCCGCCGCTGACCGTCCTGGCCGTCTTCCCCACTCTCGAGGCGACGATGGCGGGCGTGGCCGCCCTGCGGGACGAGCGGCACACCCCGAGCCTGGTCGAGCTGCTCGACGGGGCGAGCGTGGACGCCGTCCAGGCGTACGGCGACTACGGCTTCCCGCTCGGGGCCGGTGGTGTGCTGCTGGTGCAGTCCGACCGACCCGGTCACGCCGCGCAGGACGTGAAGGAGTATGCCGTCTCCCTCACCGCAGCGGGCGCCACCGAGGTAGCCGTGGCCGAGGACCGCACCGAGGCCGACCTGCTGCTCGAGGGACGGCGGGTGCTCAACCCGGCGCTGCGGGCCAAGGGGGACCGCTTCATCGAGGACGTCTGCGTGCCCCTCTCCAGGCTGGGTGACCTGGTCCTCGCCGTCCACGAGATCGCCGGCCTTCGCGGGCTGGAGGCAACCTGCGGCGGGCACGCCGGTGACGGCAACCTGCACCCGTGCTTCTTCTACGACCGCACGGACCCCGCCAGCGTCGCGGCGGCCGAGGGTGCCTTCGACGACCTCGTCCGGGCGGCCTGGGCGCTCGGCGGCACCCTCACCGGGGAGCACGGCATCGGTCAGCAGAAGCGGCCGTGGCTGGCCGAGGAGCTCGGCGAACCGGAGGTGGGACGTCAGCGTGCGATCAAGGCGGTCTTCGACCCGCTGGGGATCATGAACCCCGGCCGCGGCATCGCGTAG
- a CDS encoding AbgT family transporter, whose amino-acid sequence MLVLFFAAAQFIAWFSWSNLGTVLAVGGASLIDSLGVPPIAVILLVVLLTYLLKWVTFFVLWYVVGLPLGPGSPVR is encoded by the coding sequence GTGCTGGTGCTCTTCTTCGCCGCCGCGCAGTTCATCGCGTGGTTCTCCTGGTCCAACCTGGGCACCGTGCTGGCGGTCGGGGGCGCCAGCCTCATCGACAGCCTCGGCGTGCCTCCGATCGCCGTCATCCTGCTGGTCGTGCTGCTGACCTACCTGCTTAAGTGGGTGACCTTCTTCGTGCTCTGGTACGTCGTGGGGCTGCCCCTCGGCCCGGGCTCCCCCGTGCGCTGA
- the ileS gene encoding isoleucine--tRNA ligase → MAYPLASTSGHALTSSPRFPEIEEAVLAYWKEHDTFVRSVEAREAGENGANEYVFYDGPPFANGLPHYGHLLTGYVKDVVPRYQTMRGRRVERRFGWDTHGLPAELEAMDQLGIKTKDEILELGVEAFNAKCRESVLKYTQQWEDYVTRQARWVDFEQDYKTLNVSFMESVLWAFKSLYDKGLVYEGFRVLPYCWNDETPLSNHELRMDDEVYQVRQDPAVTVGMRLLPGPDGAGPETDPLTGALVLVWTTTPWTLPANLAVMVGEDVEYVVVRAPLPGAGAEAQGDRYLLAKERLAAYQAELGDDPEVLATFRGADLVDRAYVPPFGYYQGWERAHRLVVAEFVTTTDGTGLVHTAGAFGEDDKVVTDREGIEPVMPVDVDGTFMHPVGEYTGMLVFDANAPIQDHLRAATLNQLPRTAEHPDLLDQGSVTEGTVLLRRETYAHSYPHCWRCKQPLIYKAVSSWFVEVTAIKDDMLRTNEEITWVPGHVKHGQFGRWLENARDWSISRNRFWGSPIPVWRSDDPAYPRIDVYGSLEEIERDFGTLPRDRDGQVDLHRPFVDELTRPNPDDPTGRSTMRRVEDVLDVWFDSGSMSYAQVHYPFENADWFEHHFPADFIVEYIGQTRGWFYTLHILATALFDRPAFSECISHGIVLGNDGQKMSKSLKNYPDVREVFDRDGADAMRWFLMSSPILRGGNLIVTEQGIRDGVRQTMIPLWNAWYFFGLYANAAGYQARWSTSSTHELDRYVLAKTREFVQSAEAAYDANEIAVACDTIRDFVDVLTNWYIRRSRDRFWAEDREAFDTLYTVLEIVCRVAAPLLPLTTEEVWRGLTGGESVHLTDWPAVADLPEDPELVAAMDTVREVCSAALGLRKAERLRVRLPLASLTVATASSEGLTRYPLLTGIVKDEVNVREVVVLDLDSEEASSSAHLVEQRLTVNARAAGPRLGKDVQAAIRGSKSGNWSVAEDGTVTSGGLTLHEGEYTLETVVADGGEGGSRATTMLRGPGGGFVVLDTEVTEELQREGLARDLVRAVQGARKDAGLEITDRISLTVVGDDEVWQAATEHQRLVMEETLAVQFGAAGAGTPLPRHRRPSLGGGTDPDGSTQPRPTAYRTSATLDGGRTVDLMISKVETR, encoded by the coding sequence ATGGCCTACCCGCTCGCCAGCACCTCCGGCCACGCGCTGACCAGCTCGCCGCGCTTTCCGGAGATCGAGGAGGCGGTGCTCGCCTACTGGAAGGAGCACGACACCTTCGTCCGTAGCGTCGAGGCGCGCGAGGCGGGGGAGAACGGCGCCAACGAGTACGTCTTCTACGACGGGCCGCCCTTCGCCAACGGTCTGCCGCACTACGGCCACCTGCTCACGGGCTACGTCAAGGATGTCGTGCCGCGCTACCAGACGATGCGGGGCCGGCGGGTCGAGCGCCGCTTCGGCTGGGACACGCACGGGCTGCCGGCCGAGCTGGAGGCGATGGACCAGCTGGGCATCAAGACCAAGGACGAGATCCTCGAGCTCGGCGTGGAGGCCTTCAACGCCAAGTGCCGCGAGTCGGTGCTGAAGTACACCCAGCAGTGGGAGGACTACGTCACCCGGCAGGCGCGCTGGGTCGACTTCGAGCAGGACTACAAGACGCTCAACGTCTCCTTCATGGAGTCGGTGCTCTGGGCCTTCAAGAGCCTCTACGACAAGGGGCTGGTCTACGAGGGCTTCCGCGTCCTGCCCTACTGCTGGAACGACGAGACGCCGCTGTCCAACCACGAGCTGCGCATGGACGACGAGGTCTACCAGGTCCGGCAGGACCCGGCCGTGACCGTGGGGATGCGGCTGCTGCCCGGGCCCGACGGGGCCGGCCCGGAGACCGACCCGCTCACGGGTGCGCTGGTGCTCGTCTGGACGACCACCCCGTGGACCCTGCCGGCGAACCTGGCGGTCATGGTCGGGGAGGACGTGGAGTATGTCGTGGTGCGCGCACCGCTGCCCGGCGCCGGGGCGGAGGCGCAGGGGGATCGGTACCTCCTCGCGAAGGAGCGGCTCGCCGCATACCAGGCCGAGCTCGGGGATGACCCCGAGGTGCTCGCGACCTTCCGCGGCGCCGACCTCGTGGACCGCGCCTACGTCCCGCCGTTCGGCTACTACCAGGGGTGGGAGCGGGCGCACCGGCTCGTCGTCGCCGAGTTCGTGACGACCACGGACGGCACCGGCCTGGTGCACACCGCCGGCGCGTTCGGCGAGGACGACAAGGTGGTGACCGACCGGGAGGGGATCGAGCCGGTCATGCCGGTTGACGTGGACGGCACCTTCATGCACCCGGTGGGGGAGTACACCGGCATGCTCGTCTTCGACGCCAACGCCCCGATCCAGGACCACCTGCGGGCGGCCACCCTCAACCAGCTGCCCCGCACGGCCGAGCACCCGGACCTGCTCGACCAGGGCTCGGTCACCGAGGGCACCGTGCTGCTGCGGCGGGAGACCTACGCCCACTCCTACCCGCACTGCTGGCGGTGCAAGCAGCCGCTCATCTACAAGGCGGTGTCGTCCTGGTTCGTCGAGGTGACGGCCATCAAGGACGACATGCTGCGGACCAACGAGGAGATCACCTGGGTCCCCGGGCACGTCAAGCACGGGCAGTTCGGCCGGTGGCTGGAGAACGCCCGCGACTGGTCGATCTCGCGCAACCGCTTCTGGGGCAGCCCGATCCCGGTCTGGCGCTCGGACGACCCGGCCTACCCGCGGATCGACGTCTACGGGTCGCTGGAGGAGATCGAGCGCGACTTCGGCACCCTGCCCCGGGACCGCGACGGCCAGGTCGACCTGCACCGGCCCTTCGTCGACGAGCTGACGCGCCCGAACCCCGACGACCCGACCGGGCGGAGCACCATGCGCCGGGTCGAGGACGTGCTGGACGTGTGGTTCGACTCCGGCTCGATGAGCTACGCCCAGGTGCACTACCCGTTCGAGAACGCCGACTGGTTCGAGCACCACTTCCCGGCCGACTTCATCGTGGAGTACATCGGGCAGACCCGCGGCTGGTTCTACACGCTGCACATCCTGGCCACGGCCCTCTTCGACCGGCCGGCCTTCAGCGAGTGCATCTCGCACGGGATCGTCCTGGGCAACGACGGGCAGAAGATGTCCAAGTCGCTCAAGAACTACCCGGACGTGCGCGAGGTCTTCGACCGGGACGGCGCGGACGCGATGCGCTGGTTCCTCATGTCCAGCCCGATCCTGCGCGGCGGCAACCTCATCGTCACCGAGCAGGGCATCCGCGACGGGGTGCGCCAGACCATGATCCCGCTGTGGAACGCGTGGTACTTCTTCGGTCTCTACGCCAACGCCGCGGGCTACCAGGCCCGGTGGTCGACCTCGTCCACGCACGAGCTCGACCGCTACGTCCTGGCCAAGACCCGGGAGTTCGTGCAATCCGCGGAGGCGGCCTACGACGCCAACGAGATCGCGGTTGCCTGCGACACCATCCGGGACTTCGTGGACGTCCTCACCAACTGGTACATCCGGCGCTCCCGGGACCGCTTCTGGGCCGAGGACCGGGAGGCTTTCGACACCCTCTACACCGTGCTCGAGATCGTGTGCCGCGTCGCGGCGCCCCTGCTGCCGCTCACGACCGAGGAGGTATGGCGCGGCCTCACCGGGGGTGAGTCGGTGCACCTCACCGACTGGCCGGCGGTGGCGGACCTGCCGGAGGACCCCGAGCTCGTGGCGGCCATGGACACCGTCCGTGAGGTGTGCTCCGCAGCCCTGGGGCTGCGCAAGGCGGAGCGGTTGCGCGTGCGGCTGCCGCTGGCCTCGCTCACGGTCGCCACCGCGTCGTCCGAGGGTCTGACGCGCTACCCCCTCCTGACCGGGATCGTGAAGGACGAGGTCAACGTGCGGGAGGTGGTGGTGCTCGACCTGGACAGCGAGGAGGCATCCTCCTCCGCGCACCTGGTGGAGCAGCGGCTCACCGTCAACGCCCGCGCGGCCGGGCCGCGGCTGGGCAAGGACGTGCAGGCGGCCATCCGGGGCAGCAAGTCCGGGAACTGGTCGGTGGCCGAGGACGGCACCGTCACCAGCGGCGGTCTGACGCTGCACGAGGGGGAGTACACCCTGGAGACGGTCGTGGCGGACGGCGGCGAGGGCGGCTCGCGCGCGACGACGATGCTGCGCGGACCGGGCGGTGGCTTCGTCGTGCTCGACACCGAGGTCACCGAGGAGCTGCAGCGCGAGGGTCTGGCTCGTGACCTGGTGCGCGCCGTGCAGGGTGCGCGCAAGGACGCCGGCCTGGAGATCACCGACCGGATCAGCCTCACCGTGGTGGGCGACGACGAGGTGTGGCAGGCCGCCACCGAGCACCAGCGCCTGGTGATGGAGGAGACGCTGGCGGTGCAGTTCGGGGCCGCGGGCGCCGGCACGCCGCTGCCCAGGCACCGGCGGCCCAGCCTGGGCGGTGGCACCGACCCCGACGGCAGCACCCAGCCCCGCCCCACGGCATACCGGACCTCGGCGACGCTCGACGGCGGGCGCACGGTCGACCTGATGATCAGCAAGGTGGAGACGCGATGA
- a CDS encoding DUF305 domain-containing protein, giving the protein MTTQDPDGEGPVGTPPEGAAGEPGGGSAAQEAGPTPTAVPVRDRWRSFGAPMLAALIIPTLCLGVLLGWLAFGDRSPGEGSVDAGFARDMSEHHAQATQMSLLVMARSDDEAVQRVAQDIVNNQEFERGMMATWLEDWGLPRARTGERMQWMSGHDHTEMELPAGVPMPGMAAPSEIQALTDATGEEAEVLYLQLMTTHHMSGVEMAQAALDADDPRVRAAAQRMIDTQASEVSLMRDMLADRGAEPREDVDAWLAQARSHGGSGEDGSDDEGSDDGSGSTHEDGH; this is encoded by the coding sequence GTGACCACCCAGGACCCGGACGGCGAGGGGCCGGTGGGCACGCCCCCGGAGGGAGCGGCCGGAGAGCCCGGTGGGGGGTCAGCGGCGCAGGAGGCGGGGCCGACGCCCACCGCGGTGCCGGTCCGTGACCGCTGGCGCAGCTTCGGCGCCCCGATGCTCGCCGCCCTCATCATCCCGACCCTGTGCCTGGGGGTGCTGCTGGGCTGGCTGGCCTTCGGGGACCGGTCCCCCGGGGAGGGCAGCGTCGACGCCGGTTTCGCCCGCGACATGAGTGAGCACCACGCGCAGGCGACGCAGATGTCGCTGCTGGTGATGGCGCGCTCGGACGACGAGGCCGTGCAGCGCGTGGCCCAGGACATCGTCAACAACCAGGAGTTCGAGCGCGGCATGATGGCGACCTGGCTCGAGGACTGGGGCCTGCCCCGCGCCCGCACCGGGGAGCGGATGCAGTGGATGTCCGGTCACGACCACACGGAGATGGAGCTGCCCGCCGGCGTGCCCATGCCGGGGATGGCCGCGCCCTCCGAGATCCAGGCCCTCACCGACGCTACCGGCGAGGAGGCGGAGGTTCTCTACCTGCAGCTCATGACCACCCACCACATGTCCGGCGTGGAGATGGCGCAGGCGGCCCTGGATGCGGACGACCCGCGCGTGCGTGCCGCCGCCCAGCGGATGATCGACACCCAGGCCAGCGAGGTCTCGCTCATGCGCGACATGCTCGCCGACCGTGGCGCCGAGCCGCGCGAGGACGTGGACGCCTGGCTGGCGCAGGCCCGCTCGCACGGCGGGAGCGGCGAGGACGGCAGCGACGACGAGGGCTCCGACGACGGCTCCGGCAGCACCCATGAGGACGGCCACTGA
- a CDS encoding DUF3105 domain-containing protein, whose product MPRPDRTPAGGDRATKVAKIQKAGAAAERRRSGMIWGAAALVLALIVGAVVTAVVLDSPATADLAGVQEYDHQALDHTATPVEYDQTPPAGGPHHPAWWNCGVYADPIPDEHAVHSLEHGAVWLTYQPDLPADQIATLEDLGDQDFMLVSPHPDQESPVVATAWDHQLSLDTADERTLQAFVRAYKQGPTAPEPGAACTGGTVTDLVNRS is encoded by the coding sequence ATGCCCAGACCCGACCGCACCCCAGCCGGCGGCGACCGCGCCACCAAGGTGGCGAAGATCCAGAAGGCGGGGGCCGCCGCCGAGCGCCGCCGCAGCGGGATGATCTGGGGGGCCGCCGCTCTCGTCCTCGCCCTCATCGTGGGTGCGGTGGTCACGGCGGTCGTCCTCGACTCGCCCGCGACGGCCGACCTCGCAGGGGTGCAGGAGTACGACCACCAGGCGCTGGACCACACCGCCACCCCCGTCGAGTACGACCAGACGCCGCCCGCCGGCGGCCCGCACCACCCCGCGTGGTGGAACTGCGGCGTCTACGCCGACCCCATCCCGGACGAGCACGCGGTGCACTCCCTCGAGCACGGCGCGGTCTGGCTCACCTACCAGCCGGACCTGCCCGCCGACCAGATCGCCACCCTCGAGGATCTCGGCGACCAGGACTTCATGCTGGTCAGCCCGCACCCCGACCAGGAGTCCCCCGTGGTGGCCACCGCCTGGGACCACCAGCTGAGCCTGGACACGGCCGACGAGAGGACCCTGCAGGCCTTCGTGCGCGCGTACAAGCAGGGCCCCACCGCGCCCGAGCCCGGCGCCGCGTGCACCGGGGGGACGGTCACCGACCTGGTCAATCGCTCGTGA
- a CDS encoding DUF4233 domain-containing protein: protein MTPGILTRRLCGTTLLAQAMSVFFGALVAWRLAGTTGDDRATLYLWGGVGIAVLCVVAAGALRGRAGIALGWAAQALTLLSGIVLPAMLVVGILFGVLWWLCLSQGLRMDRLDAQRAAQDGVG, encoded by the coding sequence GTGACTCCCGGCATCCTCACCCGCCGCCTGTGCGGCACGACCCTTCTCGCGCAGGCGATGTCCGTCTTCTTCGGGGCGCTGGTGGCGTGGCGGCTCGCGGGCACCACCGGCGACGACCGGGCCACGCTCTACCTGTGGGGCGGGGTGGGCATCGCGGTGCTGTGCGTGGTGGCCGCGGGTGCCCTGCGCGGACGCGCCGGCATCGCGCTGGGCTGGGCGGCCCAGGCGCTCACGCTGCTGTCCGGCATCGTGCTCCCGGCCATGCTCGTCGTGGGCATCCTCTTCGGCGTCCTGTGGTGGCTGTGCCTGAGCCAGGGTCTGCGGATGGACCGGCTCGACGCGCAGCGTGCGGCCCAGGACGGGGTGGGCTGA
- a CDS encoding undecaprenyl-diphosphate phosphatase codes for MDLLTAMILGLVQGLTEFLPISSSAHVSIAGRLLGVDDPGAAFTAISQLGTETAVLIYFRRDIVRIVRRWTGSLTGRVPRSDPDALLGWWVILGTVPISVLGLLFQDRIETGLRSLWITATMLLVFALVILAAERVGAQRRELRELTWRHGLAFGLWQALALVPGVSRSGGTIAGGLFMGYTREAAARYSFLLAIPAVLASGGLQLVKVFTGDAVGSGTQWGPIVAATLIAFGVGYAVIAWFMRYITTHTFTPFMVYRIVLALVLFALLGFGVLEA; via the coding sequence GTGGACCTGCTCACCGCCATGATCCTCGGCCTCGTCCAGGGCCTCACCGAGTTCCTCCCGATCTCCTCCAGCGCGCACGTCTCGATCGCCGGGCGCCTCCTGGGCGTGGACGACCCGGGGGCGGCCTTCACCGCCATCTCCCAGCTGGGGACCGAGACGGCGGTGCTCATCTACTTCCGGCGTGACATCGTCCGCATCGTCCGGCGCTGGACCGGCTCGCTCACGGGCCGGGTGCCCCGCTCCGACCCCGACGCCCTGCTCGGCTGGTGGGTCATCCTCGGCACCGTCCCGATCAGCGTCCTCGGTCTGCTCTTCCAGGACCGCATCGAGACCGGGCTGCGCAGCCTGTGGATCACCGCCACGATGCTGCTGGTCTTCGCGCTGGTCATCCTGGCCGCGGAGCGGGTCGGTGCCCAGCGACGCGAGCTGCGGGAGCTGACCTGGCGGCACGGCCTGGCCTTCGGCCTCTGGCAGGCGCTGGCCCTGGTGCCGGGCGTCTCGCGCAGCGGCGGCACGATCGCCGGCGGCCTGTTCATGGGGTACACCCGTGAGGCCGCCGCCCGCTACTCCTTCCTGCTCGCGATCCCCGCGGTCCTGGCCTCCGGCGGGCTGCAGCTGGTCAAGGTGTTCACCGGTGACGCCGTCGGCTCCGGCACGCAGTGGGGGCCGATCGTGGCGGCGACGCTGATCGCCTTTGGCGTGGGGTATGCCGTCATCGCCTGGTTCATGCGCTACATCACCACGCACACGTTCACGCCGTTCATGGTCTACCGGATCGTGCTGGCGCTGGTGCTCTTCGCGCTGCTGGGGTTCGGCGTCCTGGAGGCCTGA
- the ndk gene encoding nucleoside-diphosphate kinase, translating into MTDTTQTERSLVLVKPDGYRRGLTGEVLRRIEAKGYTLAALAVLTPTREQLGAHYAEHDGKPFYEPLLEFMSSGPVTAAIIEGQGCVAGFRSLAGATDPTGAAPGTIRGDLGRDWGVAVQQNIVHGSDARESAEQEIAIWFPDHA; encoded by the coding sequence GTGACCGACACCACCCAGACCGAACGTTCCCTCGTCCTCGTCAAGCCCGACGGCTACCGTCGCGGGTTGACCGGCGAGGTGCTGCGCCGCATCGAGGCCAAGGGCTACACCCTGGCCGCGCTCGCCGTCCTGACGCCCACCCGTGAGCAGCTGGGTGCGCACTACGCCGAGCACGATGGCAAGCCCTTCTACGAGCCGCTGCTGGAGTTCATGAGCTCCGGCCCGGTGACGGCGGCGATCATCGAGGGTCAGGGGTGCGTGGCCGGTTTCCGCTCGCTCGCCGGCGCGACCGACCCCACCGGCGCCGCGCCCGGGACGATCCGCGGTGATCTCGGACGGGACTGGGGCGTGGCGGTCCAGCAGAACATCGTGCACGGCTCGGACGCCCGGGAGTCCGCCGAGCAGGAGATCGCCATCTGGTTCCCCGACCACGCCTGA